The following proteins come from a genomic window of Falco rusticolus isolate bFalRus1 chromosome 9, bFalRus1.pri, whole genome shotgun sequence:
- the GDF2 gene encoding growth/differentiation factor 2 produces MHYFGVLAGLSVFNIIACLTRGKPLEDWDKLSAMGKSDAHFHDPGEDETHFDFKSFVKNMKTDLLRSLNLSRVPSQVKSKEEPPQFMIDLYNRYTADKSSIPASNIVRSFSTEDVVSLASPEENPFQKHILLFNISIPRYEEITRAELRIYISCHRGVGSLSRLEGNMVIYDVLDGDHWENPESTKSFLVSHNIQECGWEMFEVSSAVKRWVRADKLKTKNKLEVVIESKALSGFACGKLDISVTPDTKNLPLLIVFSNDRSNRTKETRVELREMIVHEQESVLKKLGNNTSSEEQEQEKTITGPHRHSSRSKRSIGANHCRRTSLHVNFEEIGWDSWIIAPKDYEAFECKGGCFFPLTDNVTPTKHAIVQTLVHLQNPKKASKACCVPTKLDSISILYKDDAGVPTLIYNYEGMKVAECGCR; encoded by the exons atgcattatTTTGGAGTATTAGCTGGACTGTCTGTTTTCAATATCATTGCATGTTTGACAAGAGGCAAGCCTTTGGAAGATTGGGACAAGTTATCAGCTATGGGAAAGTCTGATGCACACTTTCATGATCCTGGAGAAGATGAGACCCATTTCGATTTCAAATCTTTCGTGAAGAATATGAAGACAGATTTACTAAGGAGTCTGAATTTGTCAAGAGTCCCCTCACAAGTGAAGAGCAAAGAAGAACCACCACAGTTCATGATTGATTTATACAACAGATACACTGCAGACAAGtcctccatccctgcatccaATATTGTAAGGAGCTTCAGTACTGAAG ATGTTGTTTCTTTAGCTTCACcagaagaaaatccatttcagaAACACATCTTGCTCTTCAACATCTCTATTCCACGATACGAGGAAATCACCAGAGCTGAACTGAGAATTTATATCTCCTGTCACAGGGGAGTTGGGTCTCTCTCTAGGCTGGAAGGCAACATGGTCATTTATGATGTTCTAGATGGTGACCACTGGGAAAACCCAGAAAGTACCAAATCTTTCCTTGTCTCCCACAATATCCAGGAGTGTGGCTGGGAGATGTTTGAAGTGTCCAGTGCTGTGAAAAGATGGGTCAGGGCAGACAAACTGAAGACTAAAAACAAGCTGGAGGTTGTAATAGAGAGTAAAGCTCTGAGTGGTTTCGCTTGTGGGAAGCTGGATATCAGTGTTACCCCAGACACTAAAAATCTGCCCTTGCTAATAGTGTTCTCCAATGACCgcagcaacaggacaaaagaAACCAGAGTGGAGCTCCGGGAGATGATTGTTCACGAACAAGAAAGTGTGCTAAAGAAACTAGGGAACAACACTTCATCTGAAGagcaagaacaggaaaagacCATCACTGGGCCCCACCGGCATTCCTCCAGAAGCAAGAGAAGCATTGGAGCCAACCACTGTCGGAGAACTTCTCTCCATGTGAACTTTGAAGAGATTGGCTGGGATTCCTGGATCATTGCACCAAAAGATTATGAGGCTTTTGAGTGTAAAGGAGGTTGCTTCTTCCCTCTGACAGATAACGTTACCCCAACAAAACATGCTATTGTCCAGACTTTGGTGCATctccaaaacccaaagaaagcTTCCAAGGCCTGTTGTGTTCCAACCAAACTGGATTCAATCTCTATTCTCTATAAGGATGATGCTGGTGTGCCCACTTTGATATATAACTACGAAGGGATGAAAGTGGCAGAATGTGGCTGCAGGTAG